The Mytilus edulis chromosome 4, xbMytEdul2.2, whole genome shotgun sequence nucleotide sequence taagaaaaacagaccaaaacacaaacacttaacactgagcaataaaccatgaaaatgaggtcaaggtcaaatcaaacctgtgcgactgacatataaatcataaaatatatcaaatatatttggtatttGCATACAGTATtggaaaaaaagaccaaaactcgtATAAAAACTGCTACTAGTATAATAAATTGTCAGACAGTTTTGTGAATAATGACATAGTCTGACATATAAACCATTACTGGTTCCTTTCAGACTGATCTCATCACAAACTTGAACAAATTGTTGATGCTGCTGATGCCACTGGAAACAGAACACCAAAGTTTTGCTTTCACTACTTCATTGAAGGGAGACAATGATACAGCTACATACtaatatcattgacttaccatTAGTGGTTCTCCTCGATATGACTTCTATAGACTTGAGTTGGAAGACCCAAAATTAATTCCATAGATTTTTggagtgaattttctaagtccaaggaccataacaaTGAACAAATCATCAGACcgaaacaaaattcaaacttgaaatGTAACTTGTCTTAATAAACTTTATACCAATTaacaaatcaatatcttcaaaaatcacaaaacaaagtgaggaaaactgattattttagtgaattttctaagtcaaaggaccataactctgcacaaaattatcagacCGTAACAAAATTCAaccttgatctgtaacttgtcattataaaacaatataccaaatatcaaatcaatatcttcaagcatgaagaaaaaaagtgtgAAAAACTGATTTGCCAGACTGATGGATGGACACAGACCGTGAGACAgacggagtgcaaacctaaagtcctcTTCAAATTCGGAATTTGTTGGTAGGGGACTAATTAAGGAAAAGCCATTAGCATGTCTATAGATATTTACACTGTGCTTATAAGTTACTGAAATTGGTTGATGCAAATTTATCTTGATATATTGTTGTGCTGTCAGACGACCTAGTTAACAGGATCTTAATGATACTATCAAAAGTTTAAATACTAGTCCTTCTCCTGTTAAGATTTTAACCATAATAAAacattgcaattatttttaaaacaacagtaaTTGGTTTCAGTTAAAGCAAAGTTCTTAAAATGACTTTACATTTGACATGACAAATGTTCTAAAATGGTAAATCttggttttaattttttctgtTGGTTGACAGAAAACTCTTTGAATTATCAATAACATTCTACAATTTGTGGTGAAAAAAGCATGAAACATCTAGAGAACAATGCCATGAggatatttaatttgaatatttgaaacacATAAagagtaaattttttttttgttattgcatCATTATCTAATagagatagttgtctcattggcaatcataccacatctcattaaaatttgtattttaatagATCTATCAAATAAAATACAAGTGTCTGAAGAAATGATACACATAAAATGATTAACATTGAAAGTGAattatttttctgatgaaaacTGACCATAAAGGATACAATTAAAACTAGACAAGTTATTTTCAAGATTTCTCAGAGTTATGTCCCTTCAATGGGAAAATTATTAAATGTATTGGGTACTTTTATGACAGTCATTGACAGTTACATGATAAgaatattaaaatatcttttaacaTTTCTAGTTGCATTTAATACTTGagttacacatgttacatttaGACACAAGATATTTATAATTCTCTTACTGTCTATGACTATGGGCATGATGATGCTGATTCAAAACCAATGAAAAATGTGCATGAAAATCTGATATTTTTACACCTTACTTCATTTGTGACATTATAATATGTACCACACTGGATAAACATTACATGTACTaaaatttaagacaaaaaaaCCCAGAGTTTTATAGACAATAGACAGATGGACAATAGACAGTTAGACCATATTTATTTGAACATACACattttacatttaacatgtttaatagttaTACCATGAAACACCAACATAAAAGCCATTAACAATCATATGCTGGTAGCTATATATACCAGTGACAGTAGCtttcatatgaaaaaataattacaaatatttgtGTATACTTGtatatgtataacatgtataaataaatataatcatTCACATACTTCATATTTAAACAGATTTTCTTAATATATGAGACAATTTTGCCCCAATTTTTATATTGACAGGTGAACTGCTGCTCATTCATGTCATTAGAGTGGACATATATGGGTTACTACATTTATATGCAAAATTGAAGTTTTGAAATTAATGTTAatatttatcttaatttaaaGGCACCTCACAATAAAGCATAGCATGGAGAGACTAAAAAGAAATGGTTTAATGGTTTTCATTCTCAATATATTTAATGTTGCAAGACAAAACTCTATAAAATTGATTACAGCTACATGAATCTATTTAAACTACTTGAGTCAGTGTTTTTACATGCTTTCCAACCTTATTTTTGTCACTAATTTCACTTTATAGATTTTCTTCACCTAACTATTAGTACCCGGTAAgtcatattttatttactaagTTTCCTCTGTACTTGTATATATCATGATATATGGTGAACCAGCATCTGGAGTGGTAGGGTAATAAACAAGTGCATACCTTTGGTGTTCAAAGTGGTCTTTGAGCAGCTTCCCCTGTAATAAAATACATAGGAAAATAGATGCCGTTACAACTAAATAACAGTGCCTGATCATAAAAAAGCGTAACCAGTTTTGGTACACCATTCACTGAGTCACTCTATTCTCTAAAGTTTCCACTGTAGTTGGAGTGGTGATTTTGTGGTAGGATAATAAACAAATGGATACCTAAACTAAAGATGTTCACAGCTGTCTTTAAGTTAAGTTTCATCGTAGTTATATATGGTGAACCAGTACCTTGAGTGGAGATTTTGTGGTAGGATAACAAACGAGTTGATACCTATAGGTGTTCACAGTGGGTGAGTGGTGACACACATTTCTTTAGTCAATTTTCCTCGGGTTCAACTTTAATGATAACATCCATGGTATCAAACTCAGCATTTGTTTCATCGTTACATTGGTTACTGGTTTCATCCATTAAAACttcttcatttctttttttctttaaattttctaattgAGAACTCTCATCTACATTTGCTTCTCCCTTTCCATAAGTTCCATACtctttcagatgtttttttttaatatgattctCCAATCTTTTGTCTCCCTTAAATAATTTCCCACAAAATATACAATTTCTACTCTTATCTTCTTGTGTTTTTTTGCGAGATTTTTTACAATGGTGATGCTCTTTGAGAAGTTTAAGTGTGCTAAAACTTTTACTACACACATCACATTCATGAATCTCTGGTAATATTGAATGTGTTAACATGTGACTTTCAAGATGCTTTAATTGAGCAAATAGCTTTCCACATTCCCCACATTCATAAGTTTTTTCTCCTCTCGTATCTGTCTTAGTAATTTCTGGAATTTCATTTTTCTCACTGTGTAAATCCTTTATATGTTTTTCCAAACTTGCACCAACTTTATAACATTTCCCACAGTAAGGACACATTTTTACACGAGAATTTGGTGGTTCGTGTGTTTTCATGTGTACTTGAAGATGGTCTTTTCTATGAAAATCCAATGCACATATTTCACATTTAAACTGTTTTTTAGAAGCAGAATGAATAGCCATATGACGTACGACATGATGTGATCGATTAAATGTTTTACCACATACAGAACATTGATGGGGACGTTCTCCTGTATGTATGCGACGATGAAATTGCATGTTCTGTTTCATTGCGAAGGCCCACCCACATATGTCACatttatatggttttattttatcGTGTATACGCATGTGTTTTCGTAGATTTGCCTTGTTGGTGAATGGCTGTAAACATGTGTCacataaaaataaagttttttctgTGTAATCATCAGTAGA carries:
- the LOC139520610 gene encoding zinc finger protein 660-like, with the translated sequence MEDPTKDTDKQHLGSEFVQVKEEPLEMDEHCQDEVDFMNLMASTETDTNIINTSVYTNNEAPVVTANSTDDYTEKTLFLCDTCLQPFTNKANLRKHMRIHDKIKPYKCDICGWAFAMKQNMQFHRRIHTGERPHQCSVCGKTFNRSHHVVRHMAIHSASKKQFKCEICALDFHRKDHLQVHMKTHEPPNSRVKMCPYCGKCYKVGASLEKHIKDLHSEKNEIPEITKTDTRGEKTYECGECGKLFAQLKHLESHMLTHSILPEIHECDVCSKSFSTLKLLKEHHHCKKSRKKTQEDKSRNCIFCGKLFKGDKRLENHIKKKHLKEYGTYGKGEANVDESSQLENLKKKRNEEVLMDETSNQCNDETNAEFDTMDVIIKVEPEEN